One Heteronotia binoei isolate CCM8104 ecotype False Entrance Well chromosome 20, APGP_CSIRO_Hbin_v1, whole genome shotgun sequence DNA segment encodes these proteins:
- the LOC132588153 gene encoding protein ELFN1-like: MAGHRWAVTSALCACVAAVSLLYVGEVRADCWLIEGEKGFVWLAICSQNQPPYESIPQQINSTILDLRLNDNKIKSVQFSSLSRFSNLTYLNLTKNEISYIEDGAFSGQYNLQVLQLGYNRLRNLTEGILRGLGKLEYLYLQANLIETVTPNAFGECPNIMNIDLSVNRIQRLDSNTFRGLNKLSVCELYSNPFYCSCELLGFLQWLEGFTNMTRTYDRMQCDSPPDYSGYYLLGQGRSGYRNALGMLSSLCTGGPYTMPPHFIPPKYPVTTAPPESPCSEEECFSGDGTTPQASLHTPVIDPGLYPTMKVKHVTHNSATLSVQIPVPYSKMYTLAQFENGRYNILAKLLKKKEDIELTNLVANEDYTYCVMSSNRVSRYNYTCLTINLNKQNREEPIPTSSTATHYIMTILGCLFGMVIVLGVVYYCLRKKRQQEEKHKKAAINMKKTIIELKYGPEMETASISQLSQGQMLGGETMTRIPYLPSVGEVEQYKLIDSSETPKTTKGNYMEVRTGEQPERRECELPMVPDSQSSVAEISTITKEVDKVNQIINNCIDALKSESTSFQGVKSGAVSTAEPQLVLLSEQIPSKHGFLAPVYKESYNHPLQRHHSMEAPPKRSSTSSSGSIRSPRSFRSEGSGHKSEAKYIEKTSPTADTILTVTPAAAILRAEAEKIRQYSEHRHSYPGSHQGEQHDSMAGRKPSILEPLTRPRPRDLAYSQLSPQYHNLSYTSSPEYTCKPSHSIWERFKLNRKRHKDEEEYMAAGHALRKKVQFAKDEDLHDILDYWKGVSAQHKS, from the coding sequence ATGGCAGGCCATCGATGGGCTGTGACATCAGCACTGTGCGCATGCGTGGCAGCTGTCTCTCTCCTGTACGTGGGCGAGGTGCGAGCAGACTGCTGGCTGATtgagggagaaaagggcttcgtGTGGCTGGCGATCTGTAGCCAGAACCAACCACCGTACGAGTCCATCCCTCAACAGATCAACAGCACGATTCTGGACTTGCGGCTGAACGACAACAAGATCAAGAGCGTGCAGTTCTCCTCCCTCAGTCGCTTCAGTAACCTCACATACCTCAATCTGACCAAGAATGAGATCTCCTATATCGAGGATGGTGCCTTCTCGGGACAGTATAATCTGCAGGTGCTGCAGCTCGGCTACAATCGCCTGAGGAACCTGACGGAGGGAATCCTCCGGGGCCTGGGGAAGCTCGAGTACCTTTACCTCCAGGCTAACCTCATTGAGACAGTTACCCCCAATGCCTTCGGGGAGTGCCCCAACATCATGAACATTGACTTGTCGGTGAACAGGATCCAGAGGCTAGACAGCAACACTTTCAGGGGCCTGAACAAACTCTCAGTCTGTGAACTCTACAGCAACCCCTTCtactgctcttgtgagctcctgggcttccttcAGTGGCTTGAGGGCTTCACCAACATGACACGCACCTACGACCGCATGCAGTGTGACTCCCCGCCAGACTACTCGGGCTACTACCTTTTAGGCCAAGGGCGAAGCGGTTACCGAAATGCCCTGGGCATGCTCTCTTCCCTCTGCACGGGCGGCCCGTACACCATGCCTCCTCATTTCATCCCACCGAAGTACCCAGTGACGACAGCTCCACCGGAGAGCCCATGTTCTGAGGAAGAGTGCTTCTCTGGTGATGGCACCACTCCGCAGGCCTCGCTGCACACCCCTGTGATTGATCCAGGCTTGTACCCCACCATGAAGGTGAAGCACGTAACCCACAACTCAGCTACACTGAGCGTGCAGATCCCAGTGCCCTACAGCAAAATGTACACCTTGGCACAGTTCGAGAATGGCCGATACAACATCCTCGCCAAGTTgttgaagaagaaagaagacatCGAGCTGACAAACCTGGTGGCGAATGAAGACTACACTTACTGCGTGATGTCTTCCAACCGAGTTTCGAGATATAACTACACTTGCCTCACCATCAACCTCAACAAACAAAACAGGGAGGAGCCGATACCCACCTCTTCCACGGCCACCCACTACATCATGACGATCCTGGGCTGCCTATTCGGCATGGTTATTGTCCTAGGGGTGGTGTACTATTGCCTTCGGAAGAAGCGTCAGCAGGAGGAAAAGCACAAGAAGGCTGCGATTAACATGAAGAAGACCATCATCGAGCTGAAATATGGGCCAGAGATGGAGACAGCCAGCATCTCTCAACTGTCGCAAGGCCAGATGCTGGGTGGTGAAACCATGACCCGCATCCCTTACCTTCCTTCCGTGGGAGAGGTTGAGCAGTACAAACTGATTGACAGCAGCGAGACCCCCAAGACCACCAAGGGTAACTACATGGAAGTACGCACAGGGGAGCAGCCCGAACGGAGGGAATGTGAACTGCCAATGGTACCTGACAGCcagagctcagtggcagagatCTCCACTATCACTAAGGAGGTAGATAAGGTGAACCAAATCATCAACAACTGCATTGATGCCTTGAAATCAGAGTCCACCTCCTTCCAGGGGGTAAAATCAGGAGCAGTGTCCACAGCTGAGCCTCAACTGGTGCTTTTATCAGAACAGATCCCCAGCAAGCATGGTTTCCTGGCCCCAGTCTACAAGGAGAGCTACAACCACCCCTTACAGAGGCACCATAGCATGGAGGCCCCCCCAAAGCGTTCCAGCACTTCTTCCAGCGGCTCCATACGAAGCCCCCGATCCTTCCGCTCAGAGGGCTCCGGCCACAAATCAGAAGCCAAATATATTGAGAAGACATCTCCGACCGCAGACACCATTCTCACTGTGACGCCGGCTGCTGCTATCCTGCGGGCTGAGGCTGAGAAGATACGACAATATAGCGAGCACCGGCACTCCTACCCAGGGTCCCATCAAGGGGAGCAGCACGACAGCATGGCGGGGCGCAAGCCCTCCATCTTGGAGCCACTGACTCGGCCCCGCCCCAGAGACTTGGCCTACTCACAACTTTCGCCTCAGTACCACAACCTGAGCTACACCTCCAGCCCTGAGTACACATGCAAGCCATCCCACAGCATCTGGGAGCGCTTCAAACTGAACCGCAAGAGGCACAAAGACGAGGAGGAGTACATGGCCGCTGGTCATGCCCTGCGGAAAAAGGTCCAGTTTGCCAAAGACGAGGATCTTCATGACATCTTAGACTACTGGAAAGGGGTGTCTGCCCAGCACAAGTCCTGA